A genome region from Physeter macrocephalus isolate SW-GA unplaced genomic scaffold, ASM283717v5 random_744, whole genome shotgun sequence includes the following:
- the ZNF623 gene encoding zinc finger protein 623 translates to MELAAPVPGGAPEPRLGGLLGNLDGQSLRSCPSQEGGFKQVTVTHWKIQTGEAAQVGSKSGGSPVLSSNLLLLQRELIGGEAHQREACGSFPFNSDLVRHQVSQAGEKSHRRDECGRGFGQSSHLVEHPRAHGGDRLYVCNACGKDFVLYADLVAHQKAHAGERPFKCAQCGKAFCHSSDLIRHQRVHTRERPFECKECGKGFSQSSLLIRHQRIHTGERPYECNECGKAFIRSSSLIRHYQVHTEVRQYECEECRKAFRHRSDLIEHQRIHTGERPYECNECGKAFIRSSKLIQHQRIHTGERPYVCNECGKRFSQTSNFTQHQRIHTGEKLYECNECGKAFFLSSYLIRHQKIHTGERVYECKECGKAFLQKAHLTEHQKIHTGDRPFACKDCGKAFIQSSKLLLHQVIHTGEKPYVCSYCGKGFIQRSNFLQHQKIHAEDKLYECSQYGTEFTSTPNFKGSQEVHQEGLPLSQTPIHLGEKYVGQGEHTDL, encoded by the coding sequence ATGGAGCTCGCTGCCCCTGTGCCTGGCGGGGCCCCTGAACCCAGATTAGGGGGGCTGTTGGGAAACCTGGACGGGCAGAGCCTGCGGAGCTGCCCCTCCCAGGAGGGGGGTTTCAAGCAGGTGACAGTTACCCACTGGAAGATCCAAACAGGAGAGGCAGCGCAGGTGGGCAGTAAGTCAGGAGGAAGCCCCGTCCTGAGCTCAAACCTCCTCCTGCTTCAGAGAGAGCTGATCGGAGGGGAGGCCCACCAGCGCGAGGCTTGCGGAAGCTTCCCATTTAATTCGGACCTGGTCAGACATCAGGTttctcaggctggggagaaatCTCACAGACGTGATGAGTGTGGGAGGGGCTTCGGCCAGAGCTCCCACCTCGTGGAGCATCCGCGCGCTCACGGCGGAGACAGACTCTACGTGTGTAACGCGTGTGGGAAAGACTTCGTTCTCTATGCGGATCTTGTGGCGCATCAGAAAGCGCACGCGGGAGAAAGGCCCTTCAAGTGCGCTCAGTGTGGGAAGGCGTTCTGTCACAGCTCAGACCTGATCCGCCACCAGCGCGTCCACACCCGGGAGCGACCTTTCGAGTGCAAGGAATGCGGGAAAGGCTTCAGTCAGAGCTCGCTGCTCATCCGGCACCAGAGGATCCACACTGGGGAGAGGCCCTACGAGTGCAACGAGTGCGGCAAGGCCTTCATCCGGAGCTCCAGCCTCATCCGGCATTACCAGGTCCACACGGAGGTGAGGCAGTACGAGTGTGAGGAGTGCAGGAAGGCCTTCCGCCACCGCTCGGACCTCATCGAGCACCAGAGGATCCACACTGGGGAGAGGCCCTACGAGTGCAACGAGTGCGGCAAGGCCTTCATCCGGAGCTCGAAGCTCATCCAGCACCAGAGGATCCACACTGGAGAGAGGCCTTACGTGTGCAACGAGTGCGGGAAGCGTTTCAGCCAGACGTCGAACTTCACTCAGCATCAGAggatccacactggagagaagctcTATGAATGTAACGAGTGCGGGAAAGCGTTCTTTCTGAGTTCATACCTTATTCGACACCAGAAGATCCACACTGGAGAGAGGGTGTACgagtgtaaggaatgtgggaaagcttttCTCCAGAAAGCCCACCTCACTGAGCATCAGAAGATCCACACTGGGGACAGGCCCTTCGCCTGTAAGgactgtgggaaagccttcattCAGAGCTCCAAGCTCCTCCTACACCAGGTtattcacactggagagaagccctatgtATGTAGTTACTGTGGGAAAGGCTTTATTCAGAGGTCAAACTTCCTTCAGCACCAGAAAATTCATGCTGAAGACAAACTCTATGAATGTAGTCAGTATGGGACAGAGTTCACCTCAACTCCAAACTTTAAAGGCAGTCAAGAGGTTCaccaagagggacttcccttgaGTCAGACCCCCATACATTTGGGTGAGAAGTATGTAGGTCAGGGGGAACACACAGACTTGTAA